In the genome of Cutibacterium equinum, one region contains:
- a CDS encoding lipopolysaccharide biosynthesis protein: MSEARASLEDEFEDLGSRTRKAGYWALAGQVVKALIQVVTVVVLSRLLTPDDYGIFGMVMAFVALTDLFRELGLSAAAIQAKQISAAQRSNLWWINTAAGASLSLLSVAAAPLVAWLFAEPRLTPYVWAIGALFLISGMSAQYSASLQRQLRQKTLQVINISAQVIALVVTIVLAALGWGAWALIVQSLLGSATTLVLLVLVSKWWPQRWDRNADMRGFFRFGFAVFGYSVVSYLANYIVNLSTGRFFGARELGSLTRGTQLVSTPVSLMVAPVSNLAFVTLSKVQDDAQRLRRYSLLWQQTVGYAVALLCGGLLVVSPSLVPLALGDGWSRTVGFVQLLCISTALGYVPLAAGWLYQSLGRPDIQLRISLVFTPIRVVVVLLAAMVSVEAVLWANIAVSMVTWPVSYTILGRTTRVEVRPLVRGVLRSFVVGGLPAALLLLARWQMHTEWPVIVDLLLYGGAYVVLATGWLLVPPVRREIWEVKAAVLRTRKQAAPKAT; this comes from the coding sequence GTGAGCGAGGCGAGGGCGAGTCTCGAGGACGAGTTCGAGGACTTGGGAAGCAGGACTCGGAAGGCTGGCTACTGGGCGTTGGCTGGGCAGGTGGTGAAAGCCCTGATCCAGGTGGTGACGGTCGTCGTGCTGTCCCGGCTGCTCACCCCGGACGACTACGGCATCTTCGGGATGGTGATGGCCTTCGTCGCATTGACTGACCTTTTTCGGGAGCTGGGACTTAGTGCCGCAGCGATCCAAGCCAAGCAGATCAGTGCGGCACAGCGCAGCAACCTGTGGTGGATCAACACGGCAGCGGGGGCCAGCCTGAGCCTCTTGAGTGTGGCCGCAGCTCCACTGGTCGCGTGGCTCTTCGCCGAGCCGCGTCTCACTCCGTATGTGTGGGCTATCGGGGCGCTATTTCTCATTAGTGGCATGAGCGCGCAGTATTCGGCCTCGCTGCAGCGGCAGTTGCGGCAGAAGACGCTGCAGGTAATCAACATTTCGGCACAAGTAATAGCGCTCGTTGTGACGATCGTGCTCGCCGCGTTGGGTTGGGGGGCGTGGGCGCTCATCGTGCAATCCCTTCTCGGCAGCGCTACCACGCTCGTATTACTGGTACTTGTGTCAAAATGGTGGCCGCAGCGCTGGGACCGCAACGCCGACATGCGAGGATTCTTTCGGTTCGGGTTCGCCGTCTTCGGATACAGCGTCGTGTCTTACCTCGCCAATTACATCGTCAATCTTTCCACTGGGCGATTTTTCGGTGCGCGTGAGCTCGGCTCCCTCACCCGGGGCACCCAGCTCGTCTCCACACCTGTGTCGCTCATGGTTGCACCCGTATCCAATCTAGCCTTCGTGACACTGTCGAAAGTGCAAGACGATGCGCAGCGGCTGCGTCGATACTCGCTGTTGTGGCAACAGACGGTGGGATACGCCGTCGCCCTGCTGTGCGGTGGTCTGCTCGTCGTGAGCCCCTCGTTGGTGCCGTTGGCGCTGGGCGATGGCTGGAGTCGCACTGTCGGCTTCGTGCAACTACTGTGCATCTCGACAGCGCTTGGCTATGTGCCGTTGGCGGCTGGCTGGTTGTACCAAAGCCTTGGACGCCCTGACATACAATTGCGCATCAGTCTCGTCTTCACTCCCATCCGCGTCGTCGTCGTGCTGCTCGCAGCGATGGTCAGCGTAGAGGCTGTCCTATGGGCCAACATTGCAGTCTCGATGGTAACTTGGCCCGTGTCGTACACAATCCTCGGGCGCACGACGCGCGTCGAGGTGCGGCCGCTCGTAAGAGGAGTGCTGCGCTCATTCGTGGTGGGCGGGTTACCTGCGGCGTTGTTGTTACTTGCGCGTTGGCAAATGCACACCGAGTGGCCTGTAATTGTGGACCTGCTCCTCTATGGCGGCGCCTATGTGGTGCTCGCAACGGGCTGGCTACTTGTGCCCCCTGTACGGCGGGAGATATGGGAAGTTAAGGCCGCAGTATTGCGCACACGGAAGCAGGCAGCCCCGAAGGCTACTTAG
- a CDS encoding glycosyltransferase family 2 protein, with protein sequence MTDVTVIIPVSQDWGCLPRQLQALANQNDAPKFEILVADAGCPRGVAELVERWRWRLDVRRVDATARPGDGYARNVAISHARSDLLMFTGTDVIVSSDWVRSGWEVGRDAPVFTGVHPGGDGLVSLDVDGCNFGVRRSTLIDARGFDASLSGTAADADLARRLTEAGQCVKLVADLRVNHDFRSQQGSTGLTPRIRATLFDRARRPAPDLGAGLDSATTDVPSVSVVIPHYGEVGPTMSVVRDLMAQEGATSFEIIVSDDCSPEPFPDGDGWTVVRSAVNGGYGAACNRGAKQATGEYVLFLNSDASLQPDFLRRFLDAARPWGRAVTAPAVRQQGEVRARLGRWGRPHHYIFNWATPGARFHGQEWFDWLQGQDVFAAHRLAEEGRGVVVDWVSGVAHMMPLQDFWAVGGFDEDFFMYCEEMDLHRRLREERGLNSVYLPQAEVGHVGGGSSSPDRVRSWNVDGEFRFFEKWGGAQCFMVGMIATSVLNFGWNCARKVRGIDVNSGRIFVNECRVIRHGWQHRKDSGPQRRPIRKVADVSVIIPAARPVLVVEPWAGRSRAGAQGLLDCTGSDVVTATADEGGRPSINDLISRVENWLDLHEDGIVAVPAGAGATSGRSAVMGGFRRSSSAARRTQSPVSVLVRDRVLEFLARRSLAHGGSDMVVLYEEKPELETGHPAWGSVVAAARCRDERLVVRYSIGDDGAGECGEREFYWVVMRGNDAVG encoded by the coding sequence ATGACTGATGTCACCGTGATCATCCCCGTTTCGCAGGACTGGGGTTGCCTTCCCCGTCAGCTACAGGCGTTGGCCAATCAGAATGACGCACCGAAGTTCGAGATTCTGGTGGCAGACGCGGGGTGTCCACGCGGTGTCGCTGAGCTTGTCGAACGTTGGCGGTGGCGGCTGGATGTTCGGCGGGTTGATGCCACAGCCCGTCCGGGTGACGGTTATGCCCGCAATGTGGCTATTTCACATGCGCGGTCTGACCTGTTGATGTTCACGGGTACCGACGTGATCGTGTCGTCTGACTGGGTGCGATCTGGTTGGGAAGTGGGACGCGATGCCCCCGTGTTCACCGGAGTCCACCCGGGCGGGGATGGCTTGGTCTCGCTCGACGTTGACGGATGCAACTTCGGAGTACGTCGTTCGACACTCATTGATGCGAGGGGGTTCGATGCAAGCTTGTCCGGGACGGCTGCTGACGCAGACCTCGCTCGCCGCCTGACCGAAGCCGGTCAGTGCGTGAAGCTGGTGGCGGATCTGCGGGTGAATCACGACTTCCGGTCGCAACAGGGTTCGACGGGGCTCACCCCTCGCATCCGCGCAACCTTGTTCGACCGTGCTCGTCGCCCCGCCCCGGACCTCGGAGCTGGGTTGGATTCAGCAACGACTGACGTGCCGAGTGTGTCGGTCGTCATTCCGCATTACGGCGAGGTCGGGCCGACGATGTCGGTAGTTCGGGACCTTATGGCACAGGAGGGAGCGACCTCCTTCGAGATCATCGTCAGTGACGACTGCTCACCGGAACCCTTTCCCGATGGAGACGGCTGGACGGTGGTTCGCAGTGCCGTAAACGGTGGATACGGTGCGGCCTGCAACCGGGGGGCGAAACAGGCAACTGGAGAGTATGTGCTGTTCCTCAACAGTGATGCATCGCTCCAACCAGACTTCCTTCGACGTTTTCTGGACGCCGCCCGCCCTTGGGGCCGTGCCGTCACGGCACCGGCCGTCCGCCAGCAAGGAGAGGTCAGGGCCAGATTGGGGCGCTGGGGGCGGCCGCACCATTACATCTTCAACTGGGCGACTCCGGGAGCCCGTTTTCACGGACAGGAGTGGTTCGACTGGCTCCAAGGTCAGGATGTCTTTGCAGCCCATCGTCTCGCCGAGGAGGGGCGAGGGGTCGTCGTTGACTGGGTGAGCGGGGTCGCCCACATGATGCCCTTACAGGACTTCTGGGCTGTCGGAGGATTTGACGAGGACTTCTTCATGTACTGCGAGGAGATGGATCTTCATCGCCGGCTGAGGGAGGAACGCGGGCTCAACTCGGTGTACCTGCCCCAGGCGGAGGTCGGCCACGTTGGTGGTGGATCGTCCTCGCCGGACCGTGTGAGGTCCTGGAATGTCGATGGCGAATTCCGATTCTTCGAGAAATGGGGTGGTGCACAGTGCTTCATGGTGGGAATGATTGCGACATCCGTACTCAACTTCGGGTGGAATTGTGCGAGAAAAGTCCGTGGCATCGACGTCAACTCTGGGCGGATCTTCGTCAATGAATGTCGTGTGATCAGGCATGGGTGGCAGCACCGCAAGGACAGTGGTCCGCAGCGGCGTCCAATCAGGAAAGTCGCGGATGTGAGCGTCATAATTCCCGCCGCTCGGCCAGTTCTGGTGGTTGAGCCGTGGGCCGGACGCAGTCGTGCCGGGGCGCAGGGGCTGTTGGACTGCACCGGTTCTGATGTGGTGACCGCCACGGCCGATGAAGGTGGCCGTCCGTCGATCAATGACCTGATTAGTCGTGTCGAGAATTGGCTGGACCTCCATGAGGACGGAATAGTTGCCGTCCCGGCGGGGGCAGGGGCGACGTCTGGAAGAAGCGCTGTGATGGGTGGATTCCGAAGGTCGAGCTCGGCGGCGAGGCGGACACAAAGCCCTGTGAGCGTGCTGGTTCGTGACCGCGTTCTCGAATTCCTGGCACGCAGATCTCTTGCACACGGTGGCTCGGACATGGTTGTTCTGTACGAGGAGAAACCGGAATTGGAGACTGGTCATCCGGCGTGGGGATCGGTCGTCGCCGCCGCGAGATGCCGCGACGAGCGCCTTGTGGTCCGGTACAGCATTGGTGATGACGGTGCCGGGGAATGTGGCGAGCGGGAGTTCTATTGGGTGGTCATGCGAGGAAATGATGCCGTAGGCTGA
- a CDS encoding polysaccharide pyruvyl transferase family protein, giving the protein MKALVLWGDPHAANFGIRVLFEGTKQLLCSVDPSLDVDYQHYGWGTAPFPVARAKGAIKRRFRTREAVEWLRQYSVVVDLRAGDSFTDIYGLKFLAEQSLWAEFVAELGIPLIFGPMTVGPFRTRAGRLIARANLSRVKALVTRDSYSAGYAEGFGRPADAVGTDVVFALPRPERPAQPEHDVLLNVSGLLWSSDAHGDSGQYQTLVRDLIRDLREAGRSVTLLSHDVPDDVVSDARPGAMLAEEFGLVHVHPESLDQVRKTAASARLAIGSRMHMCLNSLSVGTPAVPLAYSRKFAPLLRDLGWEHTLELGAATTTSAVLAACQQAEEGDVDAVLHRADLLIDRVRECYASVIG; this is encoded by the coding sequence ATGAAGGCGCTCGTGCTGTGGGGCGATCCCCATGCTGCCAATTTCGGCATCCGCGTCCTGTTCGAGGGAACGAAACAGCTGCTGTGCTCGGTGGATCCGTCGCTGGACGTGGACTACCAGCATTACGGTTGGGGCACCGCCCCTTTCCCCGTGGCCCGAGCGAAGGGTGCGATCAAACGTCGGTTCCGGACCCGCGAGGCTGTGGAGTGGCTTCGTCAGTACTCGGTGGTGGTGGACCTGCGAGCCGGTGATTCCTTCACCGACATTTACGGCCTGAAGTTTTTGGCGGAGCAATCGTTGTGGGCGGAGTTCGTCGCCGAGCTGGGGATTCCTCTGATCTTCGGTCCCATGACCGTCGGCCCTTTCCGCACGCGCGCCGGGCGCCTGATTGCTCGTGCCAACCTTTCGCGAGTGAAGGCACTCGTGACTCGGGATTCGTACTCGGCAGGGTATGCCGAAGGATTCGGCCGTCCAGCCGATGCCGTTGGGACCGACGTCGTGTTTGCACTCCCTCGTCCGGAGCGACCAGCGCAGCCGGAGCACGACGTGTTGCTCAACGTCTCTGGGTTGCTGTGGTCCAGCGACGCGCATGGTGACAGCGGGCAGTACCAGACGCTCGTTCGCGACCTGATCCGAGATCTGCGCGAGGCAGGACGCTCGGTGACCTTACTCAGTCACGATGTGCCCGACGACGTCGTTTCCGACGCGCGTCCTGGGGCGATGCTCGCCGAGGAATTCGGCCTTGTGCACGTCCATCCTGAGTCGCTCGACCAGGTCCGCAAGACTGCGGCTTCGGCTCGGCTCGCCATCGGATCCCGGATGCACATGTGCCTCAACTCTCTGAGCGTGGGGACACCGGCGGTGCCGCTGGCGTACTCGCGCAAATTCGCGCCGTTGCTGCGTGACCTCGGTTGGGAACACACTCTCGAGCTCGGTGCCGCCACGACGACCAGTGCCGTGCTGGCGGCGTGTCAGCAAGCCGAGGAAGGAGACGTCGATGCGGTCCTGCACCGGGCCGACCTCCTGATCGACCGAGTACGTGAATGCTACGCATCCGTCATAGGCTGA
- a CDS encoding polysaccharide biosynthesis tyrosine autokinase codes for MTVVDVVRILRRNLVLLIVCALAGGLLGAVYQLSRPEVFTAKSTGMVVAGDSASVGGAMSGNVIAQQRAAAYTKLVGTRTMAEKTAESLKKAGKPEAAKGTLTASVPDGTAFIDIKATGDTAENAQALANAGLEALISEALRMETYGQAAGGKKSDAELAKMTSVHVLGYESAGLPSGDRGKSMVLYLAVGLVAGFLIGAVVAVVRKQFDLKVRDQATVEELTGSGILSVIPDDKKLAEQREKSIVHLSGITGEAFRQLRTNLRFANVDNPPRVVVVTSANPGEGKSTVSTHLAVVMAQAGERVVLIDADMRRPVQHKAFGAESGVGLSQVLAGDVALDDALMRTETKRLQMLAAGRIPPNPSELLGSQRMKDLLTELRSRGYFVVIDAPPLLAVTDAGLLGTIADGTIFVAVVGKTHRDQVSLVVKRLEQVGAPLLGSVLTRVPRKKMGDVLYGYGASSYSSYRSYGDYGKHGYYSSYGTEEQDSEESIAVIKDERQPREGAVRVQKHERPAVDSGITPRRAK; via the coding sequence GTGACAGTCGTCGACGTAGTCCGCATCCTGCGGCGCAACCTTGTCCTGCTCATTGTCTGTGCACTCGCGGGAGGCCTACTCGGCGCGGTTTACCAGCTGTCACGCCCCGAGGTGTTCACGGCCAAGTCGACCGGAATGGTGGTCGCGGGAGATTCTGCTTCGGTCGGTGGAGCGATGTCAGGTAACGTGATCGCTCAGCAGAGAGCAGCCGCGTACACCAAGCTGGTGGGAACGCGGACGATGGCGGAAAAAACGGCCGAGAGTCTCAAGAAGGCCGGCAAGCCGGAGGCAGCGAAGGGTACGTTGACGGCGTCTGTCCCCGACGGTACGGCCTTCATCGACATCAAGGCCACGGGAGACACGGCCGAGAATGCCCAGGCCCTCGCCAATGCCGGCCTCGAGGCACTTATCTCCGAGGCCTTGCGGATGGAGACCTACGGTCAGGCCGCAGGTGGGAAGAAGAGTGACGCGGAGCTTGCCAAGATGACTTCGGTCCACGTCCTCGGATACGAGTCCGCCGGACTTCCTTCCGGTGATCGTGGCAAGTCGATGGTTCTCTATCTGGCAGTTGGTCTGGTGGCTGGCTTCCTCATTGGTGCGGTCGTCGCTGTGGTGCGCAAGCAATTCGACCTCAAGGTTCGCGATCAGGCGACCGTTGAAGAACTCACCGGTTCAGGAATCCTCAGTGTCATTCCGGACGACAAGAAGCTTGCCGAACAGCGAGAGAAGTCGATCGTTCACCTGTCCGGCATCACCGGCGAGGCTTTCCGGCAGCTGCGTACCAACCTCCGGTTCGCCAACGTCGACAACCCTCCCCGTGTCGTTGTCGTCACCTCGGCCAATCCGGGAGAGGGCAAGTCGACTGTGTCGACACACTTGGCGGTTGTCATGGCACAAGCAGGTGAGAGGGTCGTCCTCATTGACGCTGACATGCGCCGCCCGGTGCAGCACAAGGCTTTCGGAGCCGAGTCCGGTGTGGGTCTGTCCCAGGTCCTTGCTGGCGACGTCGCCCTGGATGATGCCTTGATGCGGACCGAGACCAAGCGGCTGCAGATGCTGGCTGCCGGACGTATTCCTCCGAATCCTTCAGAACTTCTTGGTTCCCAGCGAATGAAGGACTTGCTCACGGAACTGCGTAGCCGTGGCTACTTCGTCGTCATCGACGCACCCCCGCTGCTTGCGGTGACCGATGCGGGCCTGCTCGGAACGATCGCTGACGGCACGATCTTCGTGGCAGTTGTCGGCAAGACTCACCGTGATCAGGTGTCGTTGGTGGTCAAGCGACTGGAGCAGGTCGGTGCCCCGCTTCTGGGATCGGTGCTCACGCGGGTGCCTCGAAAGAAGATGGGCGACGTTCTTTACGGCTATGGTGCCTCCAGTTACAGTTCCTACCGCTCATACGGCGACTATGGCAAGCACGGTTACTACTCGTCGTACGGAACCGAGGAACAGGACAGCGAGGAATCAATCGCAGTCATCAAGGATGAGCGACAGCCACGAGAGGGGGCTGTTCGGGTTCAGAAACACGAACGTCCGGCCGTGGATTCAGGTATAACCCCCCGCCGAGCCAAATGA
- a CDS encoding prephenate dehydrogenase encodes MLYLPAEEPKTLVVLDQVSASCRYATFDPLAHLDPDRTAVLSHHPEAREVARGAVRVMEWRRGAPLPRSIEQVLTLGSFNDLAAEVRPWALRNNARFCVVQHGLLTPWSPPLTPGDHLFAWSEADADYQVAGRDDVTSEVVGSQMLWKASRLPKAQVLDDTPVMLGQLHGTEIGRGHKQRIYTEFCTSTGALYRPHPNEADAISRAQHRVMRRCGVQIEKTKRSLVEEGRPVVSIFSTGTLEAACRGLPAWVHHPVPPAWIEDFWSRYNLSRWGSSPTQPYESPELEPALAVARALSD; translated from the coding sequence ATGCTTTATTTGCCCGCCGAGGAGCCGAAGACGCTCGTCGTCCTTGATCAGGTGTCCGCGAGTTGCCGCTACGCGACCTTCGATCCGTTGGCACATCTCGACCCTGATCGCACGGCCGTTCTTTCCCACCATCCTGAGGCGCGGGAAGTAGCAAGGGGTGCCGTCCGTGTCATGGAGTGGCGCAGGGGAGCCCCGTTACCCAGGTCGATCGAGCAGGTCCTCACCCTGGGATCCTTCAACGATCTTGCTGCCGAGGTCAGGCCGTGGGCCCTGCGGAACAACGCGCGTTTCTGTGTCGTCCAACACGGACTGCTGACCCCTTGGTCCCCACCCCTGACCCCCGGGGACCATCTGTTTGCGTGGTCTGAAGCTGATGCTGATTATCAGGTTGCAGGACGCGACGACGTTACCAGTGAGGTGGTCGGCTCGCAGATGCTGTGGAAGGCGTCGAGATTGCCTAAGGCGCAGGTCCTGGACGACACCCCGGTGATGTTGGGTCAGCTTCACGGCACGGAGATAGGACGCGGCCACAAACAACGTATTTACACCGAGTTCTGCACCTCCACCGGGGCGCTGTACCGTCCGCATCCCAACGAGGCTGACGCCATCTCACGCGCCCAGCACCGCGTGATGCGTCGTTGCGGGGTGCAGATCGAGAAGACCAAGCGGTCCTTGGTCGAGGAGGGGCGGCCGGTCGTTTCCATCTTTTCCACCGGGACCCTCGAGGCGGCGTGCCGAGGTCTGCCGGCATGGGTCCACCATCCCGTACCACCCGCCTGGATCGAGGATTTCTGGAGTCGGTACAACCTTTCCAGATGGGGGTCGTCACCAACCCAGCCCTACGAGTCGCCCGAGCTGGAACCGGCACTCGCTGTCGCCAGGGCGTTGTCTGACTGA
- a CDS encoding CgeB family protein encodes MRLLVVTPSFHGYGNAIGDAFARKGYDVIVHRYDAAPRVEKAWNKIRYELPAKVRGTQGHLSSEVVTKRAIERLRTVRPDLVLTIRGDVLGPDYWAEVDRTAKHSVAWLYDELRRMTLDIDIAAAVSTVITYSHDDTAELQAKGIDAHYVPTGFNLSTKPEGHWPKGDVTFVGSNLPARQQLLSTLVKEGIPVVAYGREWSDHPVDRMRTWRAKSAGIPARRDVTLGEAYGIMRDSAVTINVHGDQDGFTMRTFEACGLGGLQIIDRDDVTEFYEPGKEVLVQHSAEEATELSRRVLSDPNRMIAMRRAAKARTIAEHTLDHRAATIEKLWS; translated from the coding sequence ATGAGGTTGCTCGTTGTAACTCCGAGCTTTCACGGTTATGGGAACGCCATTGGCGACGCCTTCGCAAGGAAGGGGTATGACGTCATCGTCCACAGGTACGATGCTGCCCCGCGTGTCGAGAAGGCTTGGAACAAGATCAGGTATGAGCTTCCTGCCAAGGTGCGTGGCACTCAAGGCCACCTGTCGTCGGAGGTTGTGACCAAGAGGGCGATCGAACGTCTTCGTACGGTACGACCAGATCTGGTCCTCACCATTCGAGGTGATGTTTTGGGTCCTGACTACTGGGCGGAAGTCGACCGCACGGCGAAGCACTCGGTGGCCTGGCTCTACGACGAGTTGCGCCGCATGACCCTCGACATCGATATCGCGGCAGCTGTGTCCACGGTCATCACCTACAGCCATGACGACACGGCCGAGTTGCAGGCGAAGGGGATTGACGCCCACTACGTTCCGACCGGTTTCAACCTGTCCACAAAACCGGAAGGGCACTGGCCCAAGGGCGACGTCACTTTCGTGGGCTCCAACTTGCCAGCTCGTCAACAGCTCCTGTCCACCCTCGTGAAGGAGGGAATCCCAGTCGTGGCCTACGGTCGAGAGTGGTCCGATCACCCCGTCGATCGCATGCGGACGTGGCGAGCGAAGTCGGCGGGTATTCCGGCCAGGCGGGATGTCACTTTGGGTGAGGCTTACGGCATCATGCGTGACTCCGCAGTCACGATCAACGTCCATGGCGATCAGGATGGCTTCACCATGCGGACCTTCGAGGCCTGCGGGCTCGGTGGTCTTCAAATTATTGATCGCGACGATGTCACGGAGTTCTATGAGCCCGGCAAGGAGGTACTGGTGCAGCACAGCGCAGAGGAGGCAACTGAGTTGTCTCGCCGTGTGCTCTCCGATCCGAACCGCATGATCGCCATGCGCCGGGCTGCGAAGGCTCGGACGATCGCCGAGCACACCTTGGACCACCGTGCCGCGACCATCGAGAAGTTGTGGTCATGA
- a CDS encoding O-antigen ligase family protein: MRAEQGSSTLGVKARQAAERIGSIRLPDFLLGMTFVLGRYEIGLPMPIDVALTAGAIAVCAFVRPTVKVRGLGFYALLWAFLLLWVVGVSIHQGQPWAQRSFRWLLLILFSVCLAQGRLLWRSFVAGYAISLIFINIPANFTPLRSPGYEGLLLGFLGDKNVAGMVYAVVGILVLAVVRTTISRVLVFLVFSAALFATGSRTSMMAFAAGCVWVFIRSRLALTFRLLLVLVGWLGIRYVEDNFAEVGVFSDRAGTDWFRETINVATAAKIQASPWYGSGLGTAWVYVLDDRRMLFHDSYAALRVESGIPLLVAVVGLFLFVVWGLADQRTVVSDEQRVVEGAAVAILVCAWKLGEVFFTVPAFIVIGISLCERYGSAFASESETLRSVPPRRNSDVLSLVGPRSQT; the protein is encoded by the coding sequence ATGAGGGCCGAGCAAGGTTCTTCCACATTAGGAGTGAAGGCTCGTCAGGCGGCGGAACGAATCGGCAGTATCCGTCTCCCGGATTTTCTCCTCGGTATGACCTTTGTCTTGGGTCGTTACGAGATTGGCTTGCCGATGCCCATCGATGTTGCTCTCACTGCTGGGGCCATTGCAGTGTGCGCGTTTGTGCGGCCGACCGTGAAAGTGCGAGGCCTTGGGTTCTATGCGTTGCTGTGGGCGTTCCTGCTGCTGTGGGTGGTAGGTGTGTCCATCCATCAGGGACAACCATGGGCACAGAGGTCATTCCGTTGGCTCCTGCTCATTCTATTCTCGGTGTGTCTTGCGCAGGGCCGTCTGTTATGGCGGTCATTCGTGGCAGGGTATGCGATATCCCTGATATTCATAAATATCCCTGCGAACTTCACGCCGCTTCGTAGTCCCGGGTACGAGGGACTTCTTCTCGGGTTTCTTGGTGACAAGAATGTGGCCGGGATGGTTTACGCTGTGGTCGGTATTCTCGTGTTGGCTGTGGTGCGGACCACCATCAGTCGTGTCCTGGTATTCTTGGTTTTCAGTGCTGCTCTTTTTGCCACAGGATCACGCACGTCGATGATGGCGTTTGCGGCCGGGTGTGTCTGGGTCTTCATCAGGAGCCGTCTGGCCTTGACGTTTCGCCTCCTCCTCGTGTTGGTGGGATGGCTGGGAATTCGCTATGTCGAGGATAATTTCGCAGAGGTTGGCGTGTTCAGCGACCGGGCTGGTACGGACTGGTTCAGGGAAACTATCAACGTCGCCACGGCCGCTAAGATACAAGCGTCTCCGTGGTACGGAAGTGGTTTGGGAACTGCCTGGGTGTACGTCTTGGACGATCGCCGAATGCTCTTCCACGATTCGTATGCGGCATTGCGGGTTGAGAGTGGAATACCATTGCTTGTTGCCGTTGTTGGCCTCTTTCTTTTCGTTGTCTGGGGGCTGGCAGACCAACGGACAGTCGTGTCCGACGAGCAGCGTGTTGTAGAGGGTGCCGCGGTCGCGATCCTGGTATGTGCATGGAAACTGGGAGAAGTGTTCTTCACGGTGCCGGCATTCATTGTCATCGGCATCAGCCTGTGTGAGCGATACGGGTCTGCGTTTGCGTCGGAGTCGGAAACGCTGCGATCGGTGCCGCCACGGCGCAATAGCGATGTACTATCTCTTGTCGGTCCAAGGAGTCAGACATGA
- the rfbA gene encoding glucose-1-phosphate thymidylyltransferase RfbA yields the protein MRGIILAGGAGSRLHPITLGTSKQLMPVYDKPMIYYPLTTLIFAGIRDVLVITTPHEAQAFHHLLGDGSQFGISIEFAVQPEPKGLAQAFTIGADFVGNDSSCLVLGDNIFSGPGLGTRLLAKAQSVDGALIFGYQVADPRAYGVVEVDDDGLAVSIEEKPEHPKSHWAVPGLYFYDNDVVAIARDLKPSARGEVEITDVNRTYMEQRRLHVELLPRGTAWLDTGTFDSLNDAGNFVRAIQARQGLQVGCPEEAAWRRGFLSDEDLLARAAKFEKSGYGAYLRGLVTPP from the coding sequence ATGCGTGGAATCATTCTGGCCGGAGGTGCTGGGTCGCGGCTGCACCCCATCACTTTGGGGACGAGTAAACAGCTCATGCCCGTCTACGACAAGCCGATGATCTACTACCCGCTGACCACCCTCATCTTCGCGGGTATCCGGGATGTCCTCGTGATCACCACGCCGCACGAGGCGCAGGCCTTCCACCACTTGCTCGGTGACGGTTCCCAATTTGGTATCTCGATCGAGTTTGCCGTGCAGCCAGAACCCAAGGGTCTGGCGCAGGCTTTCACCATTGGGGCCGATTTCGTTGGGAATGACTCCTCCTGCCTGGTCCTGGGTGACAACATCTTCTCTGGTCCAGGATTGGGGACGCGGTTGCTCGCCAAGGCGCAGTCGGTGGACGGTGCTCTCATCTTCGGCTATCAGGTCGCGGACCCACGCGCTTACGGCGTCGTCGAGGTTGACGATGACGGTCTCGCTGTGTCCATCGAGGAGAAGCCGGAGCACCCCAAATCCCACTGGGCGGTTCCCGGTCTTTACTTCTACGACAACGACGTCGTCGCGATTGCACGAGATCTCAAGCCCTCGGCGCGTGGTGAAGTGGAGATCACCGACGTCAATCGCACCTACATGGAACAGCGCCGTCTGCATGTGGAGCTTCTCCCAAGGGGTACCGCGTGGTTGGATACCGGGACGTTCGACTCCCTCAACGACGCAGGAAACTTCGTGCGCGCGATCCAGGCCAGGCAGGGACTCCAGGTGGGGTGTCCGGAGGAGGCTGCGTGGCGGCGCGGATTCCTCTCAGATGAGGACCTTCTTGCTCGGGCTGCGAAGTTCGAGAAGTCCGGCTATGGGGCGTATCTGCGTGGCTTGGTGACACCCCCCTGA